ATATCCCAACTTGCTGCTTCTAGGACAGTGAAAAAGATTTCGCACATTGTTTGGATGGTGTGAATGGTGGAGGTATTTTTCAATTAGGCATGTTGTGCAGCCAATGGTCAACACGACTCGTTTCTTACCAAACAAGTATGTACTATGTAGTATCATGTTATCAACTATCTGAATTGCATAAACATCTTTTacattttaactttaattttgatattgatGACCATTGATTAACTAGCCGTGACATAAATTTTAGGCCACATTACAATGTCAATATGACAGTAATTCAAGTTTGGTCTGAATTTCTAAATCTAACAACAAATGTATCACATGCTGGAGACTATAAAGAGACAATAATTGACAGTGGTACAATTTTGGCTTACTTCTCAGATGCTATATACCAGGCATTAGTGAAGAAGGTGAGCTAATCCATTATTCCAACTGTTGTTTCATTAGACTCATTAAATCTTGGTTTTTTTAGcagaaaacaattaataatctTGATTTTACCTGACATTCTTTTTGTTTCTATCAGATTCTCTGGCAGCTTGATATAAAGTTACAAACCCTTCATGAGCAGTATACATGCTTTCAGCACCCTGGAAGGTATGTAGCTCCTCGTGAGAAAGTTGGTATCGTTTACGCATTTGTGtgcttaaaaataaatattgttttattaaagtTAGTTTTCTTTGGCCAAATACTCTGAATACTTTTGTAAGGTTGATGCTACTTAATAATATCATCATAGCTTTTTGTTTTATTCGTTTTTCGGAAATTCAGTTGAAGCTTGGTCATTCTCTTATTTAAGATTTTGTTGAAACTTATTTACATATTCAATATCAGGCTAAAGATAGCTATTACATTTTACACTTATTGCAGTATGGATAATGATTTTCCTACTGTCAcctttcattttgaaaatttagtCCTCTTGAAAGTGTATCCTAATGAGTATGTCTTCCTCTTTGTAAGTATCTTCCCTTGTTTAGACTGCTCAATAACATGATTATTATGCTTTTGAGGCTACTTTGCAAACCAGATGTTGTTACTTTGTAATCCTAGTACAGTTGTGTGAAGTTAAGGCTTTCAGGTTTTTCTGTACTGCATAGTTTATGTTGTGTGGTCTAGTAGTGAATTACTGAAGAATCAACTCATGCACCTTTTATTTGAAGATTGGATGGCAGGAGTGGGTACATCTTTAGGAGTGGGTACATTAACAGATGGAGAAAGATGGGGTGCTGGTGGTATATCCACAGAAAGGTGatcttatttattatgttagttAGGTCTTTAGTTAATGTGAAATTGcttttctcattcttttttattgaattaCTCTTTGGAAATCAAATAATACTTAGTAGGGTCCAATTATTAATTGACCATCTCTTTGCCTTTTCTGCATTTTATTTGTTGGTTGTACCAACATTTTTAGAGGTATCGCATAGTTGTGCATAGTCAAATGTCTGTTAGCATTTGATTCCTTATGTTCCCGGCCACAAATTTCTGGACCAGATTAATGACTGAATCTTGTTTGTTAAGTATTTTTTGGTTATGTACTCATCTGACATGAAAATGGTCTTTGTTACAGATGAAACCATTGAACCATTTGCCAGCATTTGTGGTGCAAAAAGGTATGCATGCCACTTTGTttgtcattttgtttttttaatataagtgtTGAAACCATTGTCAGTATTTGTTGTTTActcatttgatttgaaaatgagaattgTGAATACATTAATAGAAGTTGAGAAAAGCAAGTAGAGGAAATTGTTGATGCATTAATAGAAGCTGAGGCAACTATATCGGCACTCAAATCGCCTAAGGATACCAAATCGCCTAAGGATACCAAATCGCCTAAGGATACCAAAATCGCCAAAGGATACCAAATCGTCAAAGGATAGATGAAATTGTGATTAGTAAAGTTATTTTCatctcaataaaattatttatttgaaatttaatgtattttatttaaataaatagaattatatgtaataacattaattaatgttctttttatttaaatatttaattttcttattatctttgagatattatttttattcaataatttaatttataaaaaaattaaatattaaaatatcattttaaaagaattgttaaaataatagtttaaaataaactagactTTGGCGACGTTTGAAATATTGTTAacaacgcttaaataagcgtcgttaAATGTCTCCCTTTCGGAAACCCTTAAATTAGtagtaccgacgcttaaataagcgttgttacAACTTCCGCCCACCCTGCTTTTGGCGACGCAATTATAAGTGTCAGTAACATTtatggcgacgcttttaaaggttggcagaGATCTTTTTAAGCgttcttttttgttgtagtgtgaTTCGACGTATTTCACTGAAATTTCTCCACAAAGTTTACAAATAATAAGAAAGAAGGGAGATAAAAGTCATTCAATATGTTAAATTTATCTTATTGTACagcatattaaaaaaatacaatgatTGATAATGCAAGAcaatttattctcaaacaattCATGGCCCTTGTTTTGTATttggatttttcaaaatcaattatcaCATCACTATCTCTCTCATCTATCAAATCAATTAAAGACTTGTTTGATTTAGCGTTGATAAGTTACGTATAGACGTTTGCGTAATAAACTGTTATAGTAAGTTTGCGTAATAAGCTCACGCaaaaaattaaacacatttttgcgtttaaacttaattttctcTCTTCCTTCCTCCTCagcgtttaagattataatctcaACGTTTTTcactcttattattttaatatattttttttattcttttttctcatctatttcattcatttctaattattttattcattctctctcatcaatttaatctatttttaatcattttattcattatctctcctctattccatatatttataatatttttatatatttatataaaattgttataataaaaaaacatacatttaaatatatttttatttattatttataatatatgtatcttaatatataaaataattaagcaaaatataaaatataaatacattatgatttttttatttacaattatagttttagaaatataaataccttaattatctaaaagtatcgaattataattgaaatgaataataatacGAAAAGGGTGATGGAACTCGaaattaaatatacaattgAAAGATTTGGTAAGAGAGATGtggaaatgtgaaaaatatatataataataataaattgttatttttgttcatataatttattttagaatatattgtttttttaatttaagtcatttattaatatttaaaattatatatgaaaaaaaacttataaaacttaatatattaatataatatatttttttaatttaaatcatttattaatttttataattaaattaataaatatatataacattatatatataatattaattattaaataatattaaaatataaaaaagaaataagcTAGATATATAAGCTGAATCACACATACCCAAACTtaacgattaaataagttaaaatcatataaaacgTGTGAATAAGCTAGATAAGTGGGTGTCAATAAGCTCGAATCAGcactaatttattaatcaaaatattaaaataatttctattttaaattattattatttattttctttatttatatatatatatgaatatcttttaagtctttttataaaaaaaatatcatcatttcttcaaaatcatcgtccataatcattattttctctcttcatccttagattatttaataactGGAATGAACAAGGCCATGGTTAATTCACCATCTACAAATCATCAATTGATAACTCACAATATCCCATAAAAATCATATCTAATAGAGAGAAAGAACATAAAGAAGTAATGACAAATATAGTTTTCAGATTTTATTTTGCTTaccatgaaaataaaaatcacttCAATTTATTACATAGAAAACTGAATGACTGACTCAGTTctatccttttttttatttaatgcaaaattttcataacactCCTGCTCCAtttatttgatgagaaatttctccattaaaataaagaaatagagAAATGAGCTTCTCCTCTTTTCTTCTCCACTCAGCTCAATATTCAGTAAATCCACTCTGGAGGCAAACATAGTTCTGGCGAAAACATTTTCCTCGACACTTTTCTCTTGCACAGGCTGAGGAGCATCATCCTTAATTACTTTGTAGCATCATCCTTAATTACTTTGTAGACTAATcacaaaatgaatatatattagcTAAACCAACATAAAACACTtgcaaaacaaacaaaatacacgattaattaaatttaaacaataatataatttaaattattcaataagttttaaaattaaagattttatcTTTACATAAAAGTTTAAAGGTAGGTGGGCAAATTTTGATGTTTATTTCAAACCTAAATCATACCAAAAACCTTCAATGTGTAACCcacaaagaaaatgaaaaaaaaaagttaaaatagcCTAGgaatgaagaatgaagaatTAAAACATTTGCAAAAATGTTCCTAGtttctttattcatttaaataattgtatatataaattattcctATGGAAGGGatacaatttttttcataatattattattgtctaaatatatttaaattactcAATctttagtaataaaaataaatatatattttttttaattgaaaacattcaaaaacAAGTCTCCACTTACTTGGTCGATTTCTAGCAGAAGTTTTTCCTCTGGCAGTCGGAATGAACACGCCAGTTCCGCCGCTTTTCCTGCCGGCACCAGCACCACTCTCTTTCAGATTCACCGGTGCCCTAAATAGGTGTTCATTGTAGCCGCCAAtctgaaattttattaaataactagATCATCCCACATTCACACGTCCTCAAAACAATACAAAACCCATATAtaatagatgaaaaaaaaagtacCGGAACCGGAAATTGGACACGGTTCTGATGCGAGTAAGGAGCCTCCGGTCTGCTAGGAATTGTGAAACTTGACGGACGATTATTGGTCATCAGATCTTGACGAACGGGATAACCGAAACCCTGGCGAGTTTCGAAACGAGTTAGAGAAATGCGAATTGATCGATGAATcaagagaagagaaagaataTTTTACCTGTGGCTGTGGTGGAACTAGAGGCCTTGTGTTCATTGGCGATACGGCGACGTTTCGTTTCTGACGCTGGTCGAGTAAAGACTCGATGTCGGTGAATGGAGCAGGCCTCTTGTTGTAGAAAGGCTCCTCCTGAAGGATATCAGATAGAAGCCATAACTGTGCTTCTTTTACATTTTGAGGGAATTCCATTTCTGCAGAGAAGAGAAGTTGCAGGAGGGAGAGAGAGACTGTGACTGTGACTTGGACTTGTGACTGTGAGAGAGAGGGAAGGGGTTTTATCGGGCGGGTTTTACAAATACAAGAGCAGGCGCCAATTTATGGACGCAACTTTTCATTTTATTCCTAATTAATTacatgttaataataaatatataataatcttattcacagatttataataaaaagcctttacataaatattaactCATAATTTGTTTAGTCTAacaattagttatatatattaatagagatattaatattacatacataaattaataatattatatgtgagtattatatgatttataattaataatgtccTTAAAACATGAATtagaattttagttttaattgaCAGTTgtctataattcaatttttttaatgtttattaaaaaaattgaataaactttaataaaattagtcaaaatatttataatatttcctATTTTTCCTCTAATATACATATTGACATTCAAATTGAATGTAATTGCACATAAATTagttattacatttttatttttaatagttatttaaaatgattatataatttaaattggaCCATTACAATCTACTTTGGCCTAATTTGAATccagttatttaattttatgaagcAATTAGctagtaatattaaaaaaaattataataacagtCTACACtttaaaatatgtcaattttGAGAGTAACCATTGAAAAGAAGGGTTTGAATACAATCATGTACATTTACATCTGTACTCTGTTTTGGGCTGTTTTTACATTTTACATTTCAATTTCATTTCacctataaatataaaaataaagtcaacaattattaatatatattatttatctacaaatcaattattaataaatattcctTATCTACCcatcaattattaataaaactttttatctagaaatttaaattgataatattaaaataaatattgcatttaattagttaatgtaaataaagaaaataatagaaaGACAATTGAATGACATCACACTCCAATAgataattaaaacatatttttaaaatataactgtTAAAAATGTAATcttgaaaattttgtaattagatttaaaatatgtggtataattttaatatatatatttttaaataatccatgcAATTATAATGAATAGTCATTTAAGCATACAACAATAAAAGCATTATATTTGTGAAGAAAATCacacaaataatacaaaattaatgtgTGCGGAGATTTTTCAAAGGGCAATGAACTCTCTGACTAAATTTGTCGATTTCCCACATTGAACCTCAACTAATGTTGGATAATAGCATTTTGAAGGATCTACTGttagaatttttaaactagttttataaatttcattaatgaatggaaattagaatgtgggtaataaaatcaaatcaaattcacattaaattcaaacgtgaattaaaggattaaatttgatccaaatgtataatttaaatcaattaatttacatgttaataataaatatataataatcttattcacagatttataataaaaagcctttaacataaatattaactcataatttgtttaacaattagttatatatatattaatagagatattaatattacataaataaattaataatattatatatgagtattatatgatttataattaataatgtccTTAAAACATGAATtagaattttagttttaattgaCAGTTGTCtataattcaactttttaataaaattagtcaAAACATTTCTAATATTTCCTAATTTTCCTCTAATATACAGATTGAcattcaaattgaatttaaatgcacataaattagttataatatttttatttttaatagttatttaaaatgattatataatttaaattgtacCATTACAATTTACTTTGACCTAATTTAAAAccagttatttaattttatgaagcAATTAGctagtaatattaaaaaaaattataataacagtCTACACtttaaaatatgtcaattcTTAAAGTAACGATTGAAAAGAAGGGTTTGAATACAATCATGGACATTTACATCTTTACTCTGTTTTGGACTgtttttacatttcaatttcattccacctataaaaataaaatcaacaattattaataaatattctttatctacaaatcaattattaataaatattctttatctacacatcaattattaataaaacttcTTTATCTAGAAATctgaattaataatattaaaacaaatattgcaATTAATTAGTTACtgtaaataaagaaaataataaaaagacaGCTGAATGACAGCAAAATCCAATAgataattaaaacatattttaaaaacatagcCCTTAAAAAAGTAATCTTGAAAATTTGtacttcaatttaaaatactgtagttatatttgtttttttaaaatgatccaTGCAATTACAATATATAGTCATTTAAGCACACATTCATAAAAACATTACATTTgtgaaaaaatatcaaataaatattaataatacaaaattaatgtaTGCGGAAATTTTCCAAAAGTGCAATGAGCCGATTTCCCACATCCAACTTCAAATAATGTTAAGATGATTGCATTGTGAAGGATCCGCAATAGTCATTCGAGATTGTTGAAGGTTCTACGATTGTTCTCCATCCAAATCACCTACTAAGAAATAATGGGGATATAACCTCATTGTTTTGGGCCCGCAAATCTGGTTGCCTCAATCTATGTTTCCCAACACACACCAATGATTGCCGGTACAACCCAATAAATATtagtaaaactccaaagaaaACTCCAAATACTAGCGACATCCTTACAATGTAAAAAGAGATCAGGGATTGTCTTCACATCTTAAGACACACACGATATCGACTAACTAAGATAAGATCACTGCGCATACATCTATCATCAGTTAGAATACCATTGTGGATCGCACTCCATCCGAAAAAAGATTTCTTAGCGGGAATTCTAGTCTCCCATAATTTCTCTCAGCACAACTTAGTTGAAACAACTTTATCAAAGAAATGATAACAATGTCCCACATCAAACTTAGACAAATTTTTCCATCGTATTGTGTCATGGTTCAACAGAGACATCGCTTTGTTGGCTACTAATTAATGATAACAATCTATTATGTGAAGAACTTTTCTCAAATGATAACCTCATTTTATAGATCATACGATGTGCAAAACCTTGAGAGCGATGGTCATACATATTATTGGTTGTGGTAtctctaaaattattaataaaggcCCAACACGAGGACGAGAACAACAAAACTCTTACGATAATTTTTCCACATGATTGATATGTTACTCTATATTCTACATCCTACAGGAcgattgaatttttataaaccAACTAGACCAATTAAATCCATATCtgttaggaatatatatatatatagagagagagccagaattttattattcattgaGACATTCTCTTCTTTAGCGATTACACTTCTTCGTGTTGTCACTACGATTGCGTGTTAAGatcaatatatatagagagagatagccataattttattattcattgaGACATTCTCTTCTTTAGAGATTACACTTCTTCGTGTTATCACTACGACTGCGTGTTAAGATCAAATGTTTAAACGGTGTCTCTAATGTTGATCTACGCAAAGAAACAATGTTAACAAATCTATAACATTTCTAGAAAATAATGTTGATCAAAACTTGCTAGACCAATGAAATGTCTCAACGATGTCTCTAATGTTGATCAAAACTTGCTAGagtcttaaattatttatcttatggATAATTTGAATTCACCAACATAAAATCCATTAAAGAGAAACAATTTTTGTGTGTCTATCTATACATCTaacatgtcatattttttagGTGGATGTCATAACCGTTTCAAGGATTGTGACTTTTATTTGAGACACGTGCTTATGAGCGGTCATTGATTGATTAACCAATGAGTGCAATGGTTAAAAGTTCtctattatatttaatgatataattataatatattataattaattcataatcaattaatcattaattaatatcacCCTTTTTCTTTcctatatttaattagttttagtttgtaaaattaagtttaatcttaaacttaatattaacatatattttatcccttGACACTCAATTAACCCCTCAATTaaccctcatcttgtgactcacactttttcctatatattttttatccctCGGTAAACTACCCACCCAttttagtcgacctcaattgatgacacaccttTTATATATCATCAAACTCAATCACTAACCcttcaattgaccatcatcttgtgacatactttttcatatgcctctttatccttTCGGTAAACCACCCACTAATCTTAATCTTACGACTCATACattttcatatgcctctatccctcgacaaaccactcaccatcttagtcaacctctcttttacacccacttcaacaaatcaacaaccaatcccaatTGATCATAGACCTCTTATCCAACATCAAACAtaccactaaccaccacccgacatccatctcgtgacctcacactttcaaatgctcgttaaaccaaccattaattccaacctcacactcgacaaaccacccactactcgacattcatctcgtgacctcacactttcaaatactcgtcaaaataaccattaattccaacctcacactcgacaaacaaCCACTATCTCACCTCCATCTCAttacctcacactttcaaattcttgacaaaccaaccattaatttcaacctcacacttgacaaaccatccaccacccAACCTTCATATTCGTGATCTCACACATTCAAATTCTCGCcaaaccaatcactaattctgacctcacactcgacaaaccacacaccacccgacctcacactttcaaattcttgTCATATCAACctctcacactcgacaaaccaccgaCCACCCGATCTAAatctcgtgacttcacactttcaaatgctctccaaaccaacaactaatttcgacctcacactttcagatgtcgatcatttgtttaaaagttgcgccaccatatataatagtaaagaatgcattcttgaaaatataaatttgtatgtTTTTAGATTTGAACCCTAGTCTTAAACattaaatgtgaacacttaaaaTTCTAGACAACTTAtgattgttataataattttattattttgtgtatttatatattttttgcatttaatatttattacgaattggttaatttttatattaaccaaaaaattatttatatatatatatatatatatatatatatatatgatgagagaaaaaatatatgataaaaaataaaatgtatttatataaaattaatgattaaaaataatatattataaatataagataaccctatttaatatatatattatatatagataattgataaaaaaatatatatattttatatgattagtgagaatatatatatatatatatatatatatatatatatatatatatatatatatatatatttaggtgTGGGAAAAAAATACcgatattaaagatatatcgaaaatatcgatgtTTAAGGTATACtgaaaaaaaggtaaggtattataccgataccgaaattattgggACGATAAAGGTGTGagatttttaagattttgatatatcgtgatataccgaaataccaaaatagtatttatagttaatatatatatatatatataataggaaaaaagctcatttagacgtatgtacttgtacaactattTAGAcgtatatttcttaaattctcattttttttaaaatttaacaacttatttatgaattttatgtttttattgtaatattttttttgaaagattttttcttatttaatttaatataataaaaatgaaaaaggattttttttatttagtttaatataaataaaaatgaaattaataattttttatttattttttattcacgagtagtaaatgaattgttttgtctaatatttgattattactcttttgatgtttgatgaatgagtttttattattatccaattcttaattattaattaatttatttttgtgtcgaaggatttttttgttgaaagaattttcattgttatattcaattattgggataaacaaatttaaaataattaataattaatataaatataaaaaatatataaaaaaagaagaagaaatatagagttaaaataattaataatgaatactcatatatataaaataaaattaaaataatcaataaatacctataaaaaattataaaaaagaaaaaaaagataagattcatttattagtaataaatgaa
This is a stretch of genomic DNA from Impatiens glandulifera chromosome 4, dImpGla2.1, whole genome shotgun sequence. It encodes these proteins:
- the LOC124935067 gene encoding uncharacterized protein LOC124935067; the encoded protein is MEFPQNVKEAQLWLLSDILQEEPFYNKRPAPFTDIESLLDQRQKRNVAVSPMNTRPLVPPQPQGFGYPVRQDLMTNNRPSSFTIPSRPEAPYSHQNRVQFPVPIGGYNEHLFRAPVNLKESGAGAGRKSGGTGVFIPTARGKTSARNRPIYKVIKDDATK